The DNA sequence GTACACGCGGGCTCTCCTGGTGAATCGGGAAGCTCTGCACGCGGCGCAGCAAGCTAATCGCGTGATCGAGGCGGAGGAGCTCCTGCGCCAGGCTTTCTGGACGGACGTCGGACCCATTCTGGCAAAGGCTCGGGTGGATCGCGGCTTGCCCGCGGATCCTTTGCGCGCCTACCGGGAGAGCGGGTATCAGCAGAGAATCGAGAACGAGAGGCGTGGCGGGAAGCCCGCCTCCTGGACCTGACGGCGGCCAACACGGGAGAGTCGTGAGGATCCGGATCGATTACGGCAAGTCCGGCCTTGAAGTCGAAATCCCGGACGCTCACTTTGTCAAGGCGCTGCGGATGCGGCCAGCCCCCCTCCTCCGCGATGTCCAGGGGGCGGTGACCTCGGCCCTCCTGCGCCCCATCGGCTGCGCGCCTCTGGTGGAGCTCGCTCGGGGAAAGAAGACAGCGTGCATCGCGATCTGTGACATCACCCGACCTGTGCCGAACTGGCTCCTTCTTCCGCCCATCCTGCAGGCTCTTGCCGAGGGGGGGATCCCGGAGGGCTGCGTTACGGTTCTGATCGCCACCGGCCTTCACAGGCCCAACGAGGGGCGGGAGCTCGAGGAGCTGGTGGGAGAGGAGCTGGCCAAGCGGTTGCGCATTGTCAACCACGTTGCTCGCGACCCGGGCCAGCACGTTTATCTCGGCACCACACGCAGGGGCACGCCGGTTTACGTCGATCGGCGCTTCGTGGAGGCCGATCTCCACCTGGCTGTCGGATTAATCGAGCCGCATCTCATGGCCGGTTTTTCGGGCGGGCGCAAAGTGGTTTGTCCTGGCCTGGTCTCCGTAGAGACGATGAGGTGGTTCCACGGGGCCTCGCTGCTGGCCCATGAGGCGGCTCGCGAAGGGGTACTGGAAGGCAATCCTGTGCACCGGGAGGCGACGGAGGTTGCCAGGCTTGCGCGCGTGGATTTCGCGGTGAATGTGGCTCTGGACGAGGAGAGAAATGTGGTCGGGATTTTCGCCGGCGAGCTTGAAGCGTCGTTCGCCGAAGGCGTAGCCTTCGTCCGCCAGTACGTGCGCGACGTCGTCCAGGAGCCGGTGGATGTGGTCGTTACGTCCGGAGGCGGGTATCCCTTAGATGCGACTTTCTACCAAGCCATTAAGGGGGCCACAGCGGCCGCCGGTGTCGTGAAACCGGGAGGGACGATCCTTCTGGTGGCCGCATGTACCGAGGGTCTGGGGAGCCGCGAGTTCGTACAGTTGCTGCGGCAATACCCCGACCCAGCGGAGTTCGAAAAGGTGCTTGCCCGCGGGGACTTCTTCGCTATCGATCAGTGGCAGTATCAGGAGCTCGCGAAGGTGCTTCACAAGGCGGACGTTTGGCTCGTGAACGACACCATACCTCCCGAGATGCGGCGGTACGTGCCCATCCCCGTGTTCGCGGATGGGCAGGAGGCGTTGCAAGAGGCCTTGCGAAAACACGGGGTCTCAGCCCGGGTCGCGGCCATTCCTCGCGGACCTTATGTGCTGGCAGAGGTAGGGAACGATTGCGTGCACGGGCAAGACAGGGGCAATTGATCGCCATCCTGCTGGGGCTGGGACTGGCCATAGCGGCTTGCCACCGACCAGCTGCACGGGCGCCCGTTTGGGTCTGGCTGGATGCGGGACTCTTAACTCCCCAGGTTTTGCCGGAGGCCGTGTGGGAAGCCGTGGATAGTGCCGCTGCGGCCGGCGCGGAAGGGCTTGTGGTGGAGGTGAAGTGTCGGACGGGAGAGGCGCTCGTAGCCAATTCTGCGTTCCCCTACACGAAAATCAGTCCGGCTTCGTCCGGGTCAGGGGATATTCTGCGAATGGCGGCAGAACGCGCCGCAACCAGGGGGATGAGAGTGGCCGCAGGAATCCACGTCTTCTACGGGGGCAACAAGCGCTCGCGCCAGGGTCTGGCCTGGCAGGGAATGGGCGATTGGTGCGTCACGCGAATCACGGAGCGGGGGCTTGTTCGGGATGATGAGGATCCAGAGAGGGCCTGGGTGCGGTTTTCGCCAGCGATCCCCGAAGTCCGACAGGCAGAGCTCTCGTTCTTGGATGCGGTCCTTTCCCGTCCCGAGTGCGAAGGGGCTTGGCTGGTGGGGGCCGAGTTCCCGGATGTTTGGTCCGACGTTGGGCCGCGGGCACGCGAGGGCTTCCAGGACTGGCTAGGGGCCGAGGTAAGAACCTGGCCGGCAGACGTCTGTGTCCGGGACTCGACCGGAGTTCTCCGCCCGGGGAAATGGTTTCCCCAATGGATCCTTTGGCGGGCCATGGTGATCCGTGATTTTGTGGCTCGCGCCGAAGAAGCTGTGGCCTCACGTCACCCTGGCAAGTGGTTGGGGATCGTGGTGGGGGGATGGCTGCCCAGGGGGTTCCAAGAGGGGGTGAACTGGGCGCAGCCCGGCTATGACCACCGGAACCGGTGGCTGGTCGCCGGGTACGGCCAAAGCAGTCTGGCCACCGTCGGGACGAGGCTTGGGATCGGACTCTTCTTCGCGGCTGTGTCCGAGAAGGAGGCGAAGAGGGTCGTTGCTATCCCAGAGGAGGCGAGCTTCGATCCCGGTTGGCTATCGGTGGAGGGTTGTGTGCGGAGAGCGAAGGGGGCGCTGACGGCGGAATCCTGGGAGCGCACGTGGGCGGTCGTGCATCTCGGTCATTACCAGGGGGACTGGAAGAAAGCCCGGCGCGCTCTCCGTTCCGCACGTAGTTTTGCGGGGGTCGTGCTCCTGGACGCAACCCAACTCAGTGCCGAGAGATGGTGGGCCAGACTGCGCTCCGAGCTGGGGTCGGCAAAGTGAAGCAGTCGGTGGGAAGTAACCAGAGGAGGAGTAACGATGCGAGACTCTACAACCCTGTCGCCGAAGGACGAAAGAGAGGAGGGCACCCGGGAAAAGGCAAAAGCCTATTATTACCGGCATCGGGAGAGGATTCTCGCAAGGCTCCGCCAGCGGTACCGGGAAGACGAAAGCTACCGTGAAGCAGTACGGGAGCGCGCCCGCAAGCGCTACCACGAGGACGATGCGTACCGGGAGGCGACCAAGCGCCGCTCCCGCGAGCGCTACCAGCGAATGAAGCAGGCGCAAATGCTCATCGAGGCGCTGCGGTCGGAAAGCAAACTGCAGACCGGGGTTCCCGAGCCGACCGTACGGACGAGCTCGAGCAAGTGATCTGCTCTCAGGTCCTGTTGCCAGGGGCGAGGGGGAAAAGGGGGAGCAACTTTCACTCGGAGGGTGATCGAGGTTTACGGATGAATGTCCAGTGCAAGTTTTTCGCGGGGCTGCGCAGAAAGTTCGGCGCCAAGGAACGCGTTCTGGAGTTGCCCGACGGGGCAAGGGTCGGCGATGTGCTCCGGTCTCTGGGCTTGTCGGCCGAAGAGAGCTACATCGTACTCCGGAACGGCGTGCACGCGGACCGGGGGGAGCGCCTCGCGGACGGCGACGTCTTGAGCCTCTTCCCCCTGATCGCAGGTGGATGACGAGTCGCGAATGGCAGATACCGAGGTGATCCATGCCCGGCTGGATGGGACGCGTAGTTCGAGTTGACCTTTCAAGTGGCGCGATCCAGGAAGAGCCCTTTGAGGAACGGACCTGGCGGCGCTTTCTCGGGGGCCGGGGATTTGGAGCCAAAGTGCTCTGGGATGAGCTGCGCCCCGGTATCGACCCCTTCTCCCCGGACAATCGGCTGATCTTCGCCGTGGGCCCGCTGACGGGAACGACGGCAGCCACATCCGGTCGTGCCAGCGTCTCCACCAAATCCCCTCTCACAGGAACGATCACCGACGCGAACACCGGCGGCAAGTTCGGGGTGATCTTCAAGAAGGCAGGTCTGGACGCGCTGATCATCCAGGGTAAGGCGGCCAAGCCGGTGTACATCCTGGTGAGCGATGAGGGCATCGAGATAAAGGACGCTTCCGACCTCTGGGGGAGATTGACGGACGAAACCACCGAGCTCCTTCTCCAGCGCGAAGGTGCCCGCTCGTCTGTAGCCTGCATCGGTCCGGCGGGCGAGAATCTGGTCCGCTTCGCGGCGATCATCAATGAGAAGCACCGTGCCTTCGCCCGCGGCGGTGTAGGCGCCGTGATGGGATCAAAGAATCTGAAAGCGGTGGTGGCGCGCGGCCTTCGGACTGTGGAGATTGCGGACAAGGAGCGAATGAAGTTCGTCACCTATGAGGCCAACAAATGGCTGCGGGCGCACCCGATTACCTCCAAAGGGCTGCCGGAATTTGGTACCTCGGTACTGGTGAACATAATGAACGAGGCGGGAGTATTCCCTGCGTACAACTTCCGCCAGAACCAGTTCGAACATGCCGAAGAGGTTTCGGGAGAAGCCATTACGGAACGAATCTTAGTCCGCAAGGATGGATGCTGGGGCTGTATCATTCAGTGCGCGCGCCGCACGCGAATCCCCGGAGACGAAGGCGAGGGCCCGGAGTACGAGTCCAACTGGGCGCTGGGCCCCAACTGCGGGATCCACGATCTGGAGGTCATCACCCGGGCCAATTACCTTTGTAACCGGCTTGGCATCGACACGATGTCGGCCGGCGGCACCATCTCCTGCGCCATGGAGATGACCGAGCTTGGCTACTACGACGCCGGCATCCGCTTCGGGGAGGGCGACAAGCTTCTCGAATATCTGAGGAAGATTGCCTACCGCGACGGAGTCGGGGACGAGCTTGCCGAAGGCTCTCTGCGCTTTGCCACGCGGCACGGACACCCAGAACTGAGCATGACGGTCAAGGGCCAGGAGCTGGCCGCGTACGATCCGCGGGGCGCCCAGGGGCAGGGCCTTGCCTACGCCACGACCAATCGGGGCGGTTGCCATCTCCGGGGGGGGTACCTCATCGGCCGCGAACTTCTGGGCGTGCCCCGCATGATCGACCGCTTCTCCGCCGTCGGCAAAGGGAGCCACACGGCGATTCTCCAGAACCTGGGAGCCGCCTTGGATTCCCTGGTGGTTTGTCGTTTCGCGTCCTTCGCGCTTAACGAGATCGTGTGGGGACGCTTGCTAACGGCGGTGACGGGGGTCCAGTACGATCCGGAGGATGTTCTGGAGGCGGGGGATCGCATCTTCAACCTCGAACGAATGTTCAACGTGCGTGAAGGCTTCCGCCGGAAGGACGATACCCTGCCTCCGCGACTCCTCCAGGAACCCGCCCCGATGGGACCCGCTAAGGGGCGTGTCGTTGAGCTGGACAGGATGCTCGACGAGTTCTACGAGTTTCGGG is a window from the candidate division KSB1 bacterium genome containing:
- the larA gene encoding nickel-dependent lactate racemase, which produces MRIRIDYGKSGLEVEIPDAHFVKALRMRPAPLLRDVQGAVTSALLRPIGCAPLVELARGKKTACIAICDITRPVPNWLLLPPILQALAEGGIPEGCVTVLIATGLHRPNEGRELEELVGEELAKRLRIVNHVARDPGQHVYLGTTRRGTPVYVDRRFVEADLHLAVGLIEPHLMAGFSGGRKVVCPGLVSVETMRWFHGASLLAHEAAREGVLEGNPVHREATEVARLARVDFAVNVALDEERNVVGIFAGELEASFAEGVAFVRQYVRDVVQEPVDVVVTSGGGYPLDATFYQAIKGATAAAGVVKPGGTILLVAACTEGLGSREFVQLLRQYPDPAEFEKVLARGDFFAIDQWQYQELAKVLHKADVWLVNDTIPPEMRRYVPIPVFADGQEALQEALRKHGVSARVAAIPRGPYVLAEVGNDCVHGQDRGN
- a CDS encoding MoaD/ThiS family protein; translation: MNVQCKFFAGLRRKFGAKERVLELPDGARVGDVLRSLGLSAEESYIVLRNGVHADRGERLADGDVLSLFPLIAGG
- a CDS encoding aldehyde ferredoxin oxidoreductase family protein translates to MPGWMGRVVRVDLSSGAIQEEPFEERTWRRFLGGRGFGAKVLWDELRPGIDPFSPDNRLIFAVGPLTGTTAATSGRASVSTKSPLTGTITDANTGGKFGVIFKKAGLDALIIQGKAAKPVYILVSDEGIEIKDASDLWGRLTDETTELLLQREGARSSVACIGPAGENLVRFAAIINEKHRAFARGGVGAVMGSKNLKAVVARGLRTVEIADKERMKFVTYEANKWLRAHPITSKGLPEFGTSVLVNIMNEAGVFPAYNFRQNQFEHAEEVSGEAITERILVRKDGCWGCIIQCARRTRIPGDEGEGPEYESNWALGPNCGIHDLEVITRANYLCNRLGIDTMSAGGTISCAMEMTELGYYDAGIRFGEGDKLLEYLRKIAYRDGVGDELAEGSLRFATRHGHPELSMTVKGQELAAYDPRGAQGQGLAYATTNRGGCHLRGGYLIGRELLGVPRMIDRFSAVGKGSHTAILQNLGAALDSLVVCRFASFALNEIVWGRLLTAVTGVQYDPEDVLEAGDRIFNLERMFNVREGFRRKDDTLPPRLLQEPAPMGPAKGRVVELDRMLDEFYEFRGWDQDGVPTPETLRRLGLEECLNG